The following are from one region of the Abiotrophia defectiva ATCC 49176 genome:
- a CDS encoding TetR/AcrR family transcriptional regulator encodes MDKKQALKLAAYEVFSKKGYKATGISEIAKQASMAVGSFYNYYDSKEAIFLDIYIDENNRARQAMIEEIDWQMDMVELVSQIFGRSRSLVSSNKILKEWYNPAIADELHGYYSSQEGKVSNPFHNFLVETFTSRMLAEGYSQDKIQDILRVYNLFYYMDMQITEQDVPDLSRTLEILATNFVKGVLK; translated from the coding sequence GTGGATAAAAAACAAGCCCTAAAGTTAGCCGCTTATGAAGTCTTTTCTAAAAAGGGCTACAAAGCGACAGGAATTTCAGAAATTGCCAAGCAGGCCAGTATGGCAGTCGGCTCTTTTTATAACTATTATGACAGTAAAGAAGCCATTTTTTTGGATATCTACATCGATGAGAACAATCGCGCTCGTCAAGCTATGATTGAAGAAATTGATTGGCAAATGGACATGGTTGAACTAGTTAGCCAAATTTTTGGCCGATCACGTTCCTTGGTTTCTTCCAATAAAATCCTTAAGGAGTGGTATAATCCTGCAATCGCAGATGAATTACATGGATATTATTCCTCCCAAGAAGGCAAAGTCTCAAATCCTTTCCACAATTTTTTAGTCGAAACTTTTACCAGTCGAATGTTAGCAGAAGGTTACTCGCAAGATAAAATTCAGGATATTTTACGTGTCTACAACTTATTCTATTACATGGATATGCAAATTACAGAACAAGATGTGCCAGATTTAAGTAGAACGCTTGAAATATTGGCAACTAATTTCGTTAAAGGAGTCTTGAAATAA
- the tatC gene encoding twin-arginine translocase subunit TatC, with the protein MADSKHLSLVGHLAEFRSRLIASLIWFVLWFCLGIFLVDPFYHLVTQFLDQPLLALGPNEILWLYVKVASLLALSASLPFVSYQIWAYVKPALKQEELRAIYWYLPAVFLCFIMGLAFGFYLVAPALLQVLLNWSQELFETRLTVGNYLDFIFGVTLPLGFLFEMPVLVAFLTHIGLLSPKWLSAYRRYAYFVLLVLAVVLTPADFVSDLAMLVPLVGLYEISILISHWILYRKRRGGKQDGITS; encoded by the coding sequence ATGGCTGATAGCAAGCATCTCAGTCTAGTAGGCCATTTGGCAGAATTTAGGTCTCGCCTGATTGCTTCTCTCATCTGGTTTGTTCTCTGGTTTTGCCTGGGGATTTTCTTGGTAGATCCTTTCTATCATTTAGTGACGCAATTTTTGGACCAACCACTCTTGGCCTTGGGACCTAATGAAATTCTCTGGCTCTATGTAAAAGTAGCTAGTTTATTAGCCTTAAGTGCTAGTCTGCCTTTTGTTAGCTATCAGATTTGGGCCTATGTCAAGCCGGCTCTCAAACAAGAGGAGTTGCGTGCCATTTATTGGTACTTGCCAGCTGTCTTTCTTTGCTTTATTATGGGATTAGCTTTTGGCTTTTACTTGGTGGCTCCTGCCTTGTTACAGGTGCTCTTGAATTGGAGTCAAGAGCTCTTCGAAACGCGGCTTACAGTGGGAAACTATTTGGATTTCATCTTTGGCGTGACCTTGCCATTAGGTTTTCTATTTGAGATGCCAGTCTTAGTCGCTTTTTTGACCCATATAGGCTTGCTATCACCTAAGTGGTTGAGCGCTTATCGTCGCTATGCCTACTTTGTGCTCTTGGTATTGGCTGTTGTCTTAACGCCAGCTGATTTTGTCAGCGACCTGGCCATGTTAGTACCTCTGGTGGGACTCTATGAGATTAGTATTTTAATTAGCCATTGGATTTTGTATCGTAAGAGAAGAGGAGGAAAGCAAGATGGGATTACTTCGTGA
- a CDS encoding LrgB family protein, translating into MTANFWENPLFGLGLSILAYYLGMRLNRRWPHPLTTPLLIATILIIVVLKLTGIPYHAYYVGGSYLNTLIVPSTVALGIPLYKTFHLMKHHIRSILLGTSIAVLINTTFTALLAKLFGMDFFLAISLFPKSVTTAMAVGIIDKMQGMTTVTLVVVVATGILTSVLGPVVLKVLKIEDHVAVGLALGGTGHAVGTGTAFKYGQVAGAMAGLAIGVTGLLYVFISPLIAALILSN; encoded by the coding sequence GTGACTGCTAATTTTTGGGAAAATCCCTTATTTGGTCTTGGACTATCAATTCTAGCTTACTATCTTGGTATGCGACTCAATCGACGTTGGCCTCACCCATTGACGACGCCACTTCTGATTGCAACTATCTTAATTATTGTAGTACTCAAGCTAACCGGCATTCCTTATCACGCTTATTACGTGGGAGGCAGTTATCTTAACACTCTGATTGTGCCTTCGACAGTAGCTTTGGGTATTCCGCTTTATAAAACCTTCCACTTGATGAAACACCATATACGCAGTATTCTCTTAGGGACTTCAATTGCGGTGTTAATTAATACGACATTTACTGCACTCCTTGCTAAGCTTTTTGGTATGGATTTCTTCCTGGCAATTTCGCTTTTCCCTAAATCAGTTACAACCGCTATGGCGGTGGGGATTATCGACAAGATGCAAGGCATGACAACCGTGACCTTAGTGGTTGTAGTGGCTACTGGGATTTTGACAAGCGTTCTGGGGCCTGTTGTCTTAAAAGTTTTGAAGATTGAAGATCATGTAGCAGTTGGGCTAGCCTTAGGCGGAACGGGACACGCAGTGGGGACCGGGACAGCCTTCAAATATGGTCAAGTCGCAGGCGCCATGGCCGGTCTGGCAATTGGTGTGACGGGTTTGCTCTATGTCTTTATTAGCCCATTGATTGCGGCACTTATCTTGTCAAACTAA
- the gpmA gene encoding 2,3-diphosphoglycerate-dependent phosphoglycerate mutase, whose protein sequence is MKQLVLIRHGESEWNRLNLFTGWTDVELTDKGLAEAHEAGRQLKAAGFDFDLAYTSYLKRAIHTLDAVLNELDRSWLPVHKAWQLNERHYGALQGLNKVETAEKYGEEQVKIWRRSFDVLPPSLEASDDRNPRLQDQYRRVPTEESLPLAESLATTIERVVPYFESVIRPQMAEGQRIIIAAHGNSLRALVKYFDKLSSDQIMEVNIPTGVPLVYEFDDNFQAIKHYYLGDQEALAAKMSAVANQGKLAH, encoded by the coding sequence ATGAAACAATTAGTTTTAATTCGTCATGGCGAAAGTGAGTGGAACCGGCTTAACCTCTTTACAGGTTGGACGGATGTAGAACTGACCGACAAAGGTTTGGCAGAAGCACATGAAGCAGGGCGCCAGCTCAAGGCAGCAGGCTTTGACTTTGATTTGGCTTATACGAGTTATCTTAAACGGGCCATTCACACTTTGGATGCTGTTCTGAATGAGCTAGACCGATCTTGGCTGCCAGTTCATAAGGCTTGGCAGTTAAATGAGCGCCATTATGGCGCCCTACAAGGCTTGAATAAGGTTGAGACGGCAGAAAAATATGGCGAAGAGCAGGTTAAAATCTGGCGTCGTTCTTTTGATGTATTACCACCAAGCTTGGAAGCTAGTGATGACCGTAACCCGCGTTTGCAAGACCAATACCGACGTGTGCCTACAGAGGAAAGTCTGCCGTTGGCGGAAAGTCTAGCTACTACCATCGAGCGGGTCGTCCCTTACTTTGAATCCGTGATTCGGCCACAAATGGCAGAAGGACAGCGCATCATTATTGCAGCACACGGTAACTCACTTCGTGCGCTCGTTAAGTATTTTGATAAATTGAGTTCAGATCAGATTATGGAAGTGAATATTCCGACAGGTGTGCCACTTGTTTATGAATTTGATGATAACTTCCAGGCTATTAAACATTATTACCTAGGTGACCAAGAGGCCTTGGCAGCTAAAATGTCTGCTGTGGCTAACCAAGGTAAGCTCGCCCATTAA
- a CDS encoding transporter substrate-binding domain-containing protein: MVNVKWKKIVAAASLITLGGALLAPVHQVQAADESWDRIQKSGKIVVATSGAYYPSTFHSEVEGKDVLTGYDIEILRKVAEKLNLELEFKEMNTDGMLTAIKSGQADIVANDYDITPKREKEFLFSTPIKYSFGSIVVRESDDSGIKSLDDFKGKKAAGEATTKYMAIAEAKGAEAVTYDNGTLEQYIADIHNGRTDFIPNDYYVQTIAIKNANKLFPDFKTKVGNVFYNPSKAAFVLNKESVTLQEKINQVLEEMRKDGSLAELSKKFYEGEDVSTEKEEIGGKKLKDLPVVEVDR, encoded by the coding sequence ATGGTGAATGTGAAATGGAAAAAAATTGTGGCTGCTGCTAGCCTGATTACTTTAGGGGGAGCATTATTGGCGCCTGTGCATCAGGTGCAAGCTGCGGATGAGTCTTGGGATCGCATCCAAAAATCAGGCAAAATTGTTGTAGCAACATCAGGGGCTTACTACCCATCAACTTTCCACTCAGAAGTAGAGGGTAAAGATGTGTTAACAGGTTATGATATTGAAATCTTGCGCAAGGTTGCTGAAAAATTAAACCTTGAACTCGAATTTAAGGAAATGAACACAGATGGCATGTTAACAGCCATTAAGTCAGGTCAAGCGGATATTGTAGCCAACGACTACGACATCACGCCTAAACGTGAAAAAGAATTCCTTTTCTCAACACCAATTAAATATAGCTTCGGTTCTATCGTAGTTCGTGAGTCCGATGACTCTGGCATTAAATCCTTGGATGATTTCAAAGGTAAGAAGGCAGCAGGGGAAGCAACTACCAAATACATGGCCATTGCTGAAGCAAAAGGTGCGGAAGCTGTCACCTATGACAACGGGACCTTGGAACAATACATTGCGGACATTCACAATGGTCGGACTGACTTCATTCCAAATGATTACTATGTCCAAACCATTGCCATTAAGAATGCCAACAAGCTCTTCCCAGACTTCAAGACTAAGGTAGGGAATGTCTTCTACAACCCAAGTAAGGCAGCCTTCGTACTTAACAAGGAATCTGTTACCTTACAAGAAAAAATCAACCAAGTCTTAGAAGAAATGCGTAAAGACGGTTCCTTGGCAGAACTTTCTAAGAAGTTCTATGAAGGGGAAGATGTCTCAACTGAGAAGGAAGAAATCGGGGGCAAGAAGCTTAAAGATCTACCTGTAGTGGAAGTGGATCGTTAA
- a CDS encoding amino acid ABC transporter permease → MTHWLLTIKWHYIFNPELALKGLPTVLQGLGNTLTLSLASFLLATLGGLCLALLRLAPLRGLRAIAIAYISFFRGVPLLVTLFFIYYGLPLMGIVMSAFTAAILGLSITASAYTAEIIRAGIEGVEKGQWEAAFAVGLSYRQSLRYVVIPQATRLAIPPLSNVMLDLVKSSSIAAIISVPEIFQKAKVVGASEHDFMTMYILVAVIYWLICTAYSLVQAKLERRFALDI, encoded by the coding sequence ATGACCCATTGGCTCTTGACTATCAAGTGGCACTATATTTTTAATCCAGAATTGGCGCTCAAAGGACTGCCAACAGTACTACAAGGTCTGGGCAATACGCTGACTTTGTCTTTAGCTAGTTTTCTCTTAGCCACGCTTGGAGGACTTTGCCTAGCACTCTTACGTTTAGCGCCTTTGCGTGGCTTACGCGCTATTGCAATTGCCTATATTTCCTTTTTCCGTGGTGTGCCACTTCTAGTTACTTTGTTCTTTATCTATTATGGCTTACCACTAATGGGGATTGTCATGTCGGCATTTACGGCTGCCATTTTGGGTCTGTCCATTACGGCTTCTGCCTACACGGCTGAAATTATTCGTGCCGGTATTGAAGGCGTGGAAAAAGGTCAATGGGAAGCAGCCTTTGCTGTCGGTCTGAGCTACCGACAATCACTTCGATATGTGGTGATACCTCAAGCTACACGACTAGCCATTCCACCACTATCCAATGTCATGCTAGATTTGGTTAAGTCCTCTTCGATTGCCGCCATTATTAGTGTGCCGGAGATATTCCAGAAGGCTAAAGTAGTGGGAGCCTCAGAACATGACTTCATGACCATGTATATCCTGGTAGCAGTCATCTATTGGTTAATTTGTACGGCATATTCCTTGGTTCAAGCCAAGTTAGAACGTCGATTTGCCCTAGATATTTAA
- a CDS encoding class I SAM-dependent methyltransferase: MTLIVTTAIDKEPGLVKRAQELAQLYGGIYQDRGKRTMKQIYCQAEGALVLNKNELIYYDAEGQKLFFHPNTAWLRALNGRDPLLEALACPTGASVLDATMGMASDSLVMQYFGYQVTALEFNPLVHLIVSDGLSRFVMEDSRFTQAMRDLVTYCQDYQTYLAQAKDKSIDCVYFDPMFKVGIEESKNLDGIRLLANRQPLTEEALEQAKRVARHRVVVKAHYQDPIFEDLGMTRIKRPNTKFHYGYYQC, encoded by the coding sequence ATGACCTTGATTGTCACAACGGCTATTGACAAAGAGCCAGGCTTAGTAAAGCGCGCCCAGGAGTTGGCCCAACTATACGGTGGAATCTATCAGGACCGTGGTAAGCGTACCATGAAGCAAATCTATTGCCAGGCAGAGGGTGCCTTAGTCCTTAACAAGAATGAGTTAATCTACTATGATGCGGAGGGTCAGAAACTATTTTTCCATCCCAATACTGCTTGGCTCAGGGCACTTAACGGCCGCGACCCTTTGTTGGAAGCCCTAGCTTGTCCAACTGGCGCTAGTGTCCTGGATGCCACCATGGGGATGGCCAGTGACAGCCTGGTGATGCAGTATTTTGGCTACCAGGTCACTGCCTTAGAGTTTAATCCCTTGGTGCATTTGATTGTAAGTGATGGGCTGTCTCGATTTGTTATGGAAGATAGTCGTTTTACTCAGGCTATGAGAGACTTGGTGACTTACTGTCAGGATTATCAAACCTATCTTGCTCAAGCAAAAGATAAGAGTATAGACTGTGTCTACTTTGATCCAATGTTCAAGGTGGGAATTGAAGAATCCAAGAACTTAGATGGTATTCGTCTTTTAGCCAATCGACAGCCCTTGACCGAGGAAGCTTTAGAGCAGGCTAAGCGGGTGGCAAGGCACCGCGTCGTTGTCAAAGCCCACTATCAAGATCCCATTTTTGAAGACTTAGGTATGACACGTATCAAACGACCTAATACCAAATTCCATTATGGCTACTACCAATGTTAG
- a CDS encoding FTR1 family iron permease has product MVKAYLNRFVSCLALMAILFFSPLVSAKTDLQTYFIQVTEATQALEQGDSSLAQQKLEALDSSFAKESQATSPAGQATKSAIEAAKADLTHENLVTISRALLAFDKEQNPVDESAAKTKLEKRMTPLFNQLESAIAKQDIEAVKLAYKQVNSAWTANESIVRSTSSAHYNRIETALALLRAAIELEPVDYQVIEVNSGSLKQAIQDFLTGTEASAVSTTNGASLKDGLQLLDKAKDAFTKGQTNQAKQLMQSFIELWPSIEGEVSTRNYRLYTRVEQETPVIMVKGQDPIYKAKLDALIDDLKQINKSSQYSYWDVSLIVLREGLEAMLIVLALVASLKSLKAKRPLAYVYAGTGAGLLASIGLALALTALLPTIFSGVARELIEAVTGFFAVVTLTLVGIWLHRSSSLASWQAYIDRQLAAYQRTGRLWTLFGVSFLAVFREGAETILFLVGILSKISFWEMLLGISLATLILALVWLVLKYLANRLSLPWLFKILTIGIYVLAFKILGVSIHTLIVTQYLPANPIVWGNLQAIEWLGFYPTWWTVASQALYLLGLVLIFFLVSKGEKTDG; this is encoded by the coding sequence TTGGTCAAAGCCTATTTGAATAGATTCGTTAGCTGCCTAGCCTTGATGGCGATTTTGTTTTTTAGTCCTTTAGTTAGTGCCAAGACGGATTTACAGACCTATTTTATTCAGGTGACAGAAGCGACTCAGGCGCTAGAGCAGGGTGACTCCAGTCTGGCTCAGCAAAAATTGGAGGCTTTAGACAGCTCTTTTGCCAAGGAAAGCCAGGCGACTAGCCCGGCGGGTCAAGCAACTAAGTCAGCCATTGAGGCAGCTAAAGCAGATTTGACTCATGAAAATCTTGTGACCATTTCGCGTGCGCTCTTGGCTTTCGACAAGGAACAGAATCCAGTGGATGAGTCTGCTGCTAAGACTAAGCTTGAGAAAAGAATGACGCCTCTGTTCAATCAATTAGAGAGTGCCATTGCCAAGCAAGATATTGAAGCAGTTAAACTGGCTTATAAGCAGGTCAATAGTGCTTGGACCGCTAATGAAAGCATTGTTCGGTCAACTTCTAGCGCCCATTACAATCGAATTGAAACAGCCTTGGCCTTGCTACGGGCTGCGATAGAGTTGGAGCCGGTCGATTACCAAGTTATTGAGGTGAATAGTGGTAGCTTGAAGCAAGCCATTCAAGACTTTCTGACAGGCACAGAGGCTAGTGCTGTTTCAACCACAAATGGGGCTAGCTTGAAAGATGGTTTACAACTTTTAGATAAAGCCAAAGACGCCTTTACTAAAGGACAGACCAACCAAGCTAAGCAGCTCATGCAATCCTTCATTGAACTCTGGCCTAGCATTGAAGGCGAGGTTTCGACTCGCAATTATAGACTCTACACCCGAGTTGAGCAAGAAACGCCCGTCATTATGGTTAAGGGACAGGATCCGATTTACAAAGCCAAGCTAGATGCCCTAATTGACGATCTTAAGCAGATCAATAAGTCTAGCCAGTATTCCTACTGGGATGTTTCACTCATTGTCTTGCGCGAAGGCTTAGAGGCTATGTTAATCGTCTTGGCCCTGGTTGCTAGCCTAAAATCCCTCAAGGCCAAACGCCCCCTAGCTTATGTTTATGCAGGGACGGGTGCTGGACTCTTAGCAAGTATTGGCTTGGCTCTGGCATTAACAGCACTTCTGCCAACTATTTTCTCAGGGGTGGCACGTGAATTAATTGAAGCTGTCACGGGATTCTTTGCAGTAGTGACCTTAACTCTAGTAGGGATTTGGCTACATCGGAGCTCAAGCCTTGCCTCTTGGCAAGCCTATATTGATCGCCAACTGGCAGCTTATCAAAGAACTGGTCGCCTTTGGACCTTATTTGGGGTCAGTTTCTTAGCTGTTTTTCGCGAAGGGGCAGAGACGATTCTCTTCCTAGTGGGTATACTGTCTAAGATTTCCTTCTGGGAGATGCTGCTAGGGATTAGCCTAGCTACGCTGATTTTAGCGCTTGTCTGGTTGGTACTCAAGTACCTAGCCAATCGCTTATCACTTCCTTGGCTCTTTAAGATACTGACTATTGGGATTTATGTCTTAGCCTTCAAGATTTTGGGAGTCAGCATCCATACGCTTATCGTCACCCAGTATTTGCCTGCCAATCCAATTGTGTGGGGCAACTTACAGGCCATCGAATGGCTAGGATTTTACCCAACTTGGTGGACGGTGGCTAGCCAGGCTCTATACCTTTTGGGCTTGGTGCTCATCTTCTTCCTAGTGTCGAAAGGGGAGAAGACAGATGGCTGA
- a CDS encoding CidA/LrgA family protein, with protein MKLYVQFMIIVLLAFIGEGISTYFQLPIPGSIIGLILLFLALEFKLLRLRHVNAVGNFLLANMTILFLPAAVGIMDRYEVIAPFLGPIVLIIVGAIVLNIVVIALVVNYVKNRYEGNYEDRFVDDFTEEVN; from the coding sequence GTGAAACTTTATGTCCAGTTCATGATTATTGTCTTATTAGCCTTTATAGGGGAGGGGATTTCGACTTATTTTCAATTACCAATCCCCGGCTCTATTATAGGCTTAATCCTCCTATTTTTAGCCCTTGAATTTAAGCTCCTGCGTTTGCGTCATGTCAATGCAGTGGGTAACTTTCTCTTGGCTAATATGACCATTCTCTTTCTACCGGCTGCTGTCGGGATTATGGACCGTTATGAGGTCATTGCGCCTTTTCTAGGACCAATTGTGCTCATCATAGTAGGTGCTATTGTACTTAATATTGTGGTCATTGCTTTAGTGGTTAATTATGTTAAGAACCGCTATGAAGGCAACTACGAGGATCGTTTTGTGGATGACTTTACTGAGGAGGTAAACTAG
- the efeB gene encoding iron uptake transporter deferrochelatase/peroxidase subunit, translating to MVAKADEKWYDKPISRRDFIKKAGMMGAGAMMTPSIMKLLFGGTSPKDALALEEANQAIPFYGKRQSGITTPIQRQVYFAVLDLATEDLETIRGIFKSWTAYIARMMQGELVEAYKSNTMLPPTDTGEAVGMGTERLTITVGVSPSFLEKLNLTGKKLPELEDLPKFARDQLQEAFTGGDICIQACAEDAQVAFHAVRNLLRKGREHLTLKWSQTGYAAITSQGSTPRNLFGFKDGTANVTSQDDFDRVIWCDQDNWMKNGTYLIVRRVQMHLETWDRTSLKEQENTFGRHRDSGAPLGAVDEFDPVDLELKDDKGNLVIPEDCHVRLAKEVGEEIYRRAFSYANGIDPRTGQFDAGLLFISFQKDPQQFIKVQKNLGTKDKLNEYITHVGSGLFAILPGVEEGGYLGQSLFE from the coding sequence GTGGTCGCTAAAGCAGACGAAAAATGGTATGATAAACCCATTTCTCGCCGTGATTTTATCAAAAAGGCGGGCATGATGGGAGCAGGAGCCATGATGACTCCGAGCATCATGAAATTACTTTTTGGTGGGACTTCACCCAAGGATGCTCTAGCCCTGGAAGAGGCAAACCAAGCAATTCCATTTTATGGTAAGCGTCAGTCAGGTATCACCACACCCATTCAGCGTCAGGTCTATTTTGCTGTCTTGGATTTGGCGACGGAAGATTTGGAGACGATTCGTGGTATTTTCAAGTCTTGGACAGCCTATATTGCTCGCATGATGCAGGGTGAGCTGGTCGAGGCTTATAAATCTAATACCATGCTACCTCCCACCGATACTGGTGAGGCTGTTGGTATGGGGACTGAGCGCCTTACCATTACAGTAGGGGTCAGCCCTAGTTTCTTAGAAAAACTAAATTTAACTGGCAAAAAATTGCCTGAGCTTGAGGATCTACCTAAGTTTGCCCGGGACCAATTGCAAGAAGCTTTTACAGGCGGAGATATTTGTATCCAGGCTTGTGCTGAAGATGCCCAGGTGGCCTTTCATGCGGTTCGTAATTTGCTACGCAAGGGACGAGAACACCTGACCCTTAAATGGAGCCAGACAGGCTACGCCGCGATTACCAGCCAGGGTTCTACCCCTCGTAATCTCTTTGGCTTTAAGGACGGAACCGCTAATGTAACCAGTCAAGATGATTTTGACCGTGTGATTTGGTGTGACCAAGACAATTGGATGAAAAATGGGACCTATCTGATTGTGCGGCGTGTGCAAATGCATCTTGAAACTTGGGATCGGACTAGCCTTAAGGAACAAGAGAATACCTTTGGACGTCATCGCGACAGTGGGGCGCCTCTTGGGGCAGTTGATGAATTTGATCCGGTAGATTTGGAACTCAAAGACGACAAGGGCAACCTCGTCATTCCAGAAGATTGTCATGTCCGTCTGGCCAAAGAAGTAGGCGAGGAGATATACCGTAGAGCCTTTTCCTATGCCAACGGTATTGATCCGCGTACGGGGCAATTTGATGCGGGTTTGCTCTTTATTTCCTTCCAAAAGGATCCCCAGCAATTCATTAAGGTCCAGAAGAATCTAGGGACCAAAGACAAATTAAATGAATACATTACCCATGTAGGGAGTGGCCTCTTTGCTATCCTCCCGGGAGTAGAAGAGGGTGGCTATCTTGGTCAAAGCCTATTTGAATAG
- a CDS encoding twin-arginine translocase TatA/TatE family subunit, with translation MGLLRDIGAPGLILIVLGALLIFGPKRLPELGESIGKMFVSFKRTVHELTDDDKKQEKDQ, from the coding sequence ATGGGATTACTTCGTGATATTGGGGCGCCAGGTTTAATTTTAATTGTCTTAGGTGCGCTCTTGATTTTTGGTCCTAAGCGATTACCAGAACTTGGAGAGTCGATTGGTAAAATGTTTGTGTCGTTCAAACGTACCGTCCATGAACTGACGGATGACGATAAAAAGCAAGAAAAAGATCAATAG